One Candidatus Bathyarchaeota archaeon genomic window, GGCCATTTCCCTTGCCCACCAAACGGCTCCGAGTGCCAGTTCTCAAAACCCCATGCGGACAGGGAACCGCCACTTGGGACAAGTGGGAAATGCGTATTCACAAACGCCTCATTGATATTGACGCTGAAGAACGTGTCATGCGTCGGATAATGAGAATTCGTGTACCTGAAGAAGT contains:
- a CDS encoding 30S ribosomal protein S10 encodes the protein MRKARIRLTSTDYKKLEKVCGELKAIAEKTGVKMTGPFPLPTKRLRVPVLKTPCGQGTATWDKWEMRIHKRLIDIDAEERVMRRIMRIRVPEEV